The DNA sequence gtgtttatttttaaatagatgTCCCCAGACAAGGTGGCCAGTGACATCACCTAGGGGTCTGTTAAGCCTGGTTACATTTCAACTGCTTAAAAACTGCACCCATCATTTTTTGAAACAACCCTAAAGAGCTAGATTTACAGCAAAGCTAAAGGATGTCCATGAGTTAAACCTAATCTAGTTTGAGCTAGAGTGCTTCACTACCCCTAACTTATACATAACTCACCTACAACTGTGAACCCTATTCCATTACTCACAGGGGCACAAGAACTGAGCCAATGCATGAGAATGAACTTGGCTTAGACTACAATACCACAAAAGCACTTTATGTACAAGGTGTGCGCTGTTTCTCTCTACACTAATTGTGACCTAATCCCAGTTTTAAAAGTGAACATGGCAGACCCGTTCAATGCTGCCACCTACTGTTTGGTGTCGACTACACAACATGTTTTATATCTAATGTATAAATTTCAGCTTGAACACAGATTAATAGTCAAGAAAAACTCAAAAAAACAAGGGGCCTAAGGTTTAAATTGCCAGTATTGTAAAACAGTGTTACATGCAAGACATTACACATTTCCAGAGAAACATGAATTTTATAGCAATAAGTTAAAAAACTGGCAAAATTTAAGTTTACAACCAAAACAGTACAGAGGCTCaacatcctgttcagggtcaatGTTAGCTGCTGAATTTAGTGCCTGAACTGCATTCTTAGGCATTTCTAGAGTTTTAAAAACACCATTTcccaagacttttttttttttttaaacttcagtTCCACTAAATAtttggaacaaaaaaaattggACATTGATTTAAAAGACATTCATTTTAGACGTTTATTGACTGAAATCATTGCCATATTGCAGTGCGCACAGATTTACTCTGTTGCAGGAGCAGGGGCTGCCTTTGGCTTCTTGGTCTTTTTAACCCTCTTCACTTTAGGCTTCAACATTTTAGCCTTCATCTGTTGAGAGAAAATGTAATTAGAAATGTAtctaacaaacatttattcaatGAAGGAAAAGACCCACACTGTACTTTAGGTTTCAAGAAAACATACCTCGGGTTTGTGCTGAAGGATGGCACGGCGGCGCGCCGTCTTGGCATAAGGATTGAGCTTCATCATTACTCTCAAGTTCTTCAGAGGATTCTTCTTGAGAACTCTGCGCTGAATCTTTTtgctacaacacacacatcacaacgATTAGacacttaaaaaacaacaacaaatgctttaaaactgataAGCTAATTTTGAACTTTGAATTCTCTAAAGCACGCATTCAGTGAGATGAGTCTTACTTTGGTGCACGAAGGGCTTTCTGGATTTCCTCACTCTGCAGGAGTCTACCCAAATCTGTGTTGGTCATTTTGTGCATAGGCAAGCTGCAAGAGgaataaatcaattaattaaaGTAGAATTTTTAAAAGAACCCATAATTCATGAAGGGAAATAGAAATACTAGATGGCTCAGAACTTCAAAAAAAGTCATGGTGCTCATAAACACGGACCAGAAGTGGAAGATCATCACTGCAGTTTAGACAAATACACAGCTCTACACTTAAAGGAGCAAAATAAACTCACTTGTAGTCAATCTTGAGTGTGGAAGGTTTGCGCCAAGTACCATAGAGGTCATCCAGCTTGCGGAAGGCGCTTTCAGTCCAGATGCAGAAACGACCAATGTGACCACCGGGAGCAAGCTTCAAGAGGTCGAGTTTGCTCACTCGCTGCAGTGTAATACCTAATGGAAAATTAAATTCGATATTAAAAacgctacataaaacaatacaaaacattaaaataacttcCCATCAAAGCTAACTCAGCACTTCAAGAAAAATCATGGTGTTCATAAACACGGACCGAAGTGAAACTCATCACAGCTCGTGAAGCATTGGTCTTGAACTTCAGCGTGATCCAGAACGTACCTGGGATGTTTCTGAAAGCTTTTGTGACGCCGTTGTCTTCGTTGTAGATGATACACGGGCCCTTGCGCTGAATTCGTCTGCGGTTTCTCATTTTACCCTTGCCGGCGCGCATACGCTGAGAGGCATAAACCTGATGGGACAAACAATCTATGAAAAAGATCCTAGTGGAGAAAGTCTGAGGAGCAGCGGTCGTAATAAAAACCAGGCATTACCTTCTTGATGTCATTCCATGCTTTGAGCTTCTTCAGCAGAAGCACTGCTTCCTTAGTCTTCTTGTATCCCTCAACTTTGTCATCAACAACAAGTGGAACCTCAGGAATCTCCTCGATGCGGTGCCCTACAATTCATCACAGAACTATTGGCAAGTGACAGGCAATCAATCAGAATTacacaaatcatttaaacatgtTCTCAGCCTTCGAAAGGGAAGCACCATGGTTTAGCACGGCCCTTCTGCAAACTGAGATTAATCTAGCACTGCACCGAATAAGAGATGCCTGGGTATGGCATTCAACTCCAGTTAACAGTGCACTAAGACCACAGACATTAAAACAGCAAGTCACTCACCTTTGGCCATGACTAGGGCAGGGAGGGCAGAGGCAGCCAGAGCAGAGCAGATGGCATATCTCTTCTGGGTAACATTGATCCTGCGGTGCCAACGCCGCCATGTTTTTGTGGGGGCAAACATGCGACCACCACGACACATCTGTGCTTTGGTTAAGGTCAATCAAAGGGAAAGGAGTACAACTGAACAACAATCACTATCAGGTCATTACTGAACCTGCTCAGAACACTTGTTCGTCAACCTTCAACACCAGCATGTGACAGCAGGCAACTGTCGCTGTGTGCAGAGTAAGACGCAAATTACACCATCACAGCAAGTTTGCTAAACAACCAATGGTAGGCATCAAGAgtaagaacacaataaaagtagGATACGTTTCCGAAAGCACCCTGGCCAGATCGGTGGGTACCACCACCACGCACTCTGGGGATACGAGCCACAGCTCTGCCTGTGCCCCAGGACTCAGCACTGGTCTGGTGACCTGAAAGAGAAAGCTACAATTACAAACAGCCCTACTACAGTCATGTATATTGCAGGCATTATGATTTAATTGACACAAAACCCTGTGAAAACAGAAGAGGCAactcatattcaataatggaaATCATAACTCACCAGCCAGTTCACTGACAGCATAGGGTTGGCGCTTGTTCTTGCGCATGTTGGTATGCACAAAGTTCACAACATCTGGGCGGATGGGAGCCTTGAAAACAGCAGGCATAACCACGTTCTTGCCTGAGGTCTCCCCTTTCTCGGAGTAGACCGAGATTAACGGTCGGGCACAAGCCTGGAAACAAAATACAGATTATGCGATTGTTTAACACAACACCAAAGTATTATTTAAGCTCTTAATTCTGCTCAGCCTTATTTTTCGTCACCCCCCTGTACCAGCATCAGACAGCAGGCAACTGTCACTGGTTACAGAGTCGGACGCAAATTACACCATCACAGCAAGGGTTTTCTAAAACTTAGTTCTCCAGAACGTTCAGAAGACGACTCGTCAAGAAGTCAGCTGAAGACTGCAGTGTGTACAAACGAGATTTGAAGTGATCAATGCTAGTAAAAGTTACACTTACAAAAAGTTAAATAACTTCTTACAAAAATGCTTTCAGATGTCTAAGAATCATTAAGTCTGAACATTTAATTTGACCTTTGAACAAGTTACAGCCAGAATATAGGTCTTATCTATTGATATCCCTCAGTCAGCATTCACATTAACAGCTTTTGCTAAAAGCTACTGAGATTAAGAGGTAGGAAACAAGGTTATACACTAATGTTACTGAATATACAAGTTGTCCTTAGTGTTaaacaaaagaataaaaaaaaactaacacacTTACTGGGGGGTTGAGATACCAAAGCAACAGGCACTTACAATCAAATTTAGTGATTAATATTAGACCATTTACATTTTTAGCAGCTAAAGTTGGTTTGTGCGCAGCGAAGAACGTTAAATCAACTGAGAAACTGAAGAGAAACATCAGATTtgaaatgcaatggctgtttcTCCTCGGCGGGCCTCATTTGGAACCTAACCGCGGGCGCAAGTGTTTAACTACGGGGTAATTCATAAGAGCAGAGCACTCCGCAcactttaaaacacagcattaacGCAAATATGTCGCTTTATTGGTGTTTAACCTTGTATAATTGCTAAATCTGCTAACGCGGTACACGTCTCCGCCACACGTGTAACATTACATACAGCGCTGTGACCAAAATGGCTCCCGCAACCATTCTGTCCCGGCCTCTCGATATAAAAACAGCAATATTGCATATATCTCACAGAAATACGGATAAGTTTTCACATGTACAAAAAATCTTAAACGGCAGAACCCTAGACGAGCGTTCAGAGAAGCACTACAAACAAgtttttcctcaccatttttAAGATAATTCACGGCTCGCCAGGAACCACGCTCCTCTCTCAATGGCGGCCACGGAAGAAAAGGAAAGACTGTAACACACCGTCACTCACATATACCTCCGCCAGAGCCTCACTTCCGCCACATCGCACTACCCGGCGGATTTAGACTGACTGCTTTATATTGGGCCGGTTTACCGTCATAAATA is a window from the Hoplias malabaricus isolate fHopMal1 chromosome 11, fHopMal1.hap1, whole genome shotgun sequence genome containing:
- the rpl4 gene encoding 60S ribosomal protein L4, which codes for MACARPLISVYSEKGETSGKNVVMPAVFKAPIRPDVVNFVHTNMRKNKRQPYAVSELAGHQTSAESWGTGRAVARIPRVRGGGTHRSGQGAFGNMCRGGRMFAPTKTWRRWHRRINVTQKRYAICSALAASALPALVMAKGHRIEEIPEVPLVVDDKVEGYKKTKEAVLLLKKLKAWNDIKKVYASQRMRAGKGKMRNRRRIQRKGPCIIYNEDNGVTKAFRNIPGITLQRVSKLDLLKLAPGGHIGRFCIWTESAFRKLDDLYGTWRKPSTLKIDYNLPMHKMTNTDLGRLLQSEEIQKALRAPNKKIQRRVLKKNPLKNLRVMMKLNPYAKTARRRAILQHKPEMKAKMLKPKVKRVKKTKKPKAAPAPATE